The Phycisphaerae bacterium genome segment TTGCCTTGCTGACGAAGTGACGGGAACTGTCCAACATGAATCCCCGCCAACCGAAGCGCGGCGTGTCCTCGATACGCACGCAGGCCAGCGGATATTCCGTCCGGCCTTCAGCCGGCCGAAGCGGCAGCAACTGGCGGAGCGACTGCATGCCGTAGAAGAGGCCGGCACTCTTGGCCGCCGTGATGAACGCTCCTTTCGGCGCAATCTCCAGCGTGTAGCCCTCTTCGCCGAGATCGCCACGGGCGGCATCGAGGGACAGGGTGATGGCGCCGTCGAGCGGAGCCGGACTCGATCGGGTGAGAACGCGTACGTTGACTCCAGTCGAACGCGCAATCGCGTCGGCAAGAAACCGGGCCGTATCCGTCTCTGATTCGATGACCCGGATCACCGTCTCCGACCCCAGCAGAAAAGTGCCGTCGGACAGAGTCGCCCGATCAGGAAGAGGGATCAGGACCAGGGGTGGCGCTTGCGCTGCCGGCAGAGAAGGACCGGTCATCAGCAGAGCCGCCAGTGCGACGATCAGATAGACATATCGCGAGCCCAAGTTCACTTCACTCTCCCGTGTCCAGGATCTTCCCGCCGACCTTGTCCATCCACGCTGCCAGACCGTGCACGAACTCTGTAACGCACCTTCGGCCAGCTTCACTCCTCCCACGGCGATTCCTTTGCCCCAGCGGAAGCGATCCTCACCCGCCTACACTGTTCCCTTTGCCGACCGAGATGAGGTCGGCTCCGGCTGAGGAGGCATGCCCCAGGGTGCCCAACTCGCTCTTGAGCGCAGATCTCCGGGCAGCGGTGTGGGACGTTGAAGTCGGTCCGGTTACCACTGTTCCCCCACTCCGTATTGTTGCGGGGCCGCGCGGTATGCCTCCAGCGCAGCGGGCATCTCCTTCTCAAACTGCCCGACGCGCCGTTCTTCGCGGGGATGCGTGGATAGAAACTCCAGTCCTTTGGATTTCCGGCTCGCTTCCATCCGCCGCCAGAGCCCAATAGCCTCGCGCGGGTCGTAGCCGGCCCTGGCCGCGTAGATCAGGCCAATCTGGTCCGCCTCAGATTCATGAGCCCGGCTGTAAGGAAGCAGAGCCCCCACCTGAGCACCCACGCCAAAAGCCTGAAGAGCACCGCTCCGCAATGCTGGGGAGGCCTTGGCCAGTCCCTGGGCAAGGAGTTCCTGTATGATCTCTACGCTCATCTGCTGGCTGATGCGCTCCCCGCCGTGCCGGGCGACGGCGTGAGCCACCTCATGGCCGACAACCACGGCCATGCCGGCCTCGTTCTTCATGATGGGCAGGATGCCGGTGTACACCATGATCTTACCGCCGGGCAAGCAGAAGGCATTCACCTGATCAGATTCGATCAGGGCGAACTCCCAGCGGAAGTCCGGACGGTCGGCCACCCCCGCAATCCGCCTGCCAACACGCTCAACCACGGCCGTCATTCGGGCATCCGTGCTCCGCTTGGCCTTCGACAGGACCTCCTGGTAAGCCTGGGCCCCGAGCGTCTGCTCTTGGTCGGAGGTGACCAGCATCAGCTGCCTACGGCCGGTTTCCTTGACCGTCGAGCAGCCCAGCGAGGTCAGCACCAAACAGCACGAGACGAGAAGGGGCCATGAGAGCTGCCGAAGAAGCATCGGTACGCCTCCTTGAACGCAGCGATCTCTCGCGTGCAGGGGAGACGGGCACGTCACCCGGCCCGCACCGCTCTCGATCGGTACGCGTTCATCGTATCATATCATAGCCCCGCCGCTATACCGACCAGGAGCGGGAGGACACCCGTCGACGCCGAACTGGAGTCGTTGACCACAGCGATGCAGACCGTAGCGTCCCGTCTCTACGTGCCCGATTCGCCCCAGCGCTGGCACCGACCGCGGGGCCCGTCCACCGAGCCTTGGGATACCCCTGGTCCTGGTCTGTCTCTCCGTGCTTGCCGGGGCCCGAGCCCGAACAAGGGAGTTCGAGGGCGGAGCCCCCGAGGAATCCGGACCCCAGGGGGCCTCCCGCGCCGGTGGTCGACTGCCGCCTTCGCCCGCCAGCGTGCTGTCATGGTGGACTCAGCTCGAGCACGAGGGATTGGATCTCGCCGGTGAATGGATTCGGGGCCTGATAGGGTCCGACAGCCCCGGCCGTATCACAGCCGACATCCAGGCCATCCACGGGCATGGCGGAAACGGGACCACCCGCCGCGGCTTTGGCAGCCGGTTGGCCGTCGATCGAAAGCGTCAGCGTGCCCTGAATGTCGAGACAGGCAGTGGCGGTGTGCACGCCGGCGATGGCCGCGAGTGCGGTCGCCGAACCGACCTCTTCGCCGGTCCGAACCAGGAAGGTCAGCTTGCCATCGGCCATGAACAGCGTATAACCTCGCGCGCTTCCGCCTTGGGCAATCAGAACGCCGTTCTCGGTTCCCTTGGTGTCGAACTTCGCGGTGATCGTGAAGGTACGCCCAGCGATGGCGGGTGCTTTACCACGATCGAGATGGTCGCCAGCCTTGAGTACAAATCGCCGCTGCTTGCTGAGCCCCTGAGCTGCCCTCGTCGTGCTCTTGCCTCGCCACGCCCCCAATGGAAGCACATTCGCGCGCTGCGCCCAGACATCCCATGCGGCCGACATGGTCGTTACCCGCTCGGTCTGTGCATCGGCAAGGTCGTGGAGTTCGCTGCGGTCGGTCTCAATGTCATAGAGTTCCCAGTCCTGGTTCTCCTTGGCCACGAGCTTCCAGCGGCCGTCACGGATGGCACGGTTGCCTTCATGCTCCCACACCAGAGGCTTGGCCCGGGCCAGGCTCCTGCCTTCGAAAGCAGGACGCAGGCTTGTCCCTTCCGTCGGCTTGATCTCATGCCCGCGAAGCTCCTGAGGATATGCCGCGCCGGCCGCATCCACGCACGTCGCCATGATGTCCACGAGCTGGCCAGGCTGCGATTCGAGCTTCCCGCAACGCTCGGCGGGGATACCGGCAGGCCAGTGAGCGATCAGGGGAGTACTGATCCCGCCTTCATGCACCCAGTGCTTGTACTCGCGGAAGGGAGTGTTGCTGACGTTGGCCCAGGCTCGCCCATACCCGATGTACGTGTCCGGAGGGCCGGGCATGACTCCAGGACCCGTGCGCACCCACCGCCCATCACGCGTCTGCATCGGCGGCCAGATCGCAGGCTGGAGCTGGTCCCGCTTCAGGGGAGCCAGGTCGGCTGGGGGCGGACCGTTGGGAGACCGGCCCATGCCCTCGGCGCAGCCACCGTTGTCCTGCAGGAAGAGAATGAGCGTGTGGTCGAGGCAGCCGTCTTTCTTCAGCTGGGCCACGACGCGCCCGATGCCCTGGTCCATGCAGTCAACCATGGCCGCATACACCTCCATGCAACGGGCCTCCCAGGCCTTGTCTTTGACATCTCGCCAGGCGGCGGCACCGGCCGAAAGCTCGGCCGTCGCAGGGATGATGCCCAGCTTCCTCATGCCCGCGAACCTCGCCACCCGAACGGCCTCGTAGCCCTGGTCGTAGCGGCCCTTGTACTTCGCGACGTCCTTCTCCATCGCGTGCATCGGCCAGTGGGCTGCGGTGTAGGCCAGATAGAGAAAAAAAGGCTTCTCCGGCGACTCTTGGGTATGCAGCTGGAGATAGCGCACCGCATTGTCGCTGATGGCGTCGGTGTAGTAGAACTGGGCCGGTCGGTACTCGGAGTCATTCTCGGGAGTGATGAAGGTGTTCTGCCGGCACAGGGTCGTAGGGTCGTAGAAACTCCCGGCACCGGTGATCGTTCCGTAGAACTTGTCGAACCCGCGCTGCACGGGCCAGCAGGAGAGGTCCGCTCCGGGACCGGCATGCCGAGTGACGTGCCACTTGCCGCACATGTACGTGCGATAGCCCGCCGGTCGCAGCACCTCTGCGATCGTCACACAACGATCGTTCAGCCCACCGCGATAGCCGTCATATCCGTTGTCGCTGGTCATGTGCCCGACGCCGGCCTGATGAGGATGCAGGCCGGTGAGAAGCGAGGCTCGCGTGGGGCAGCAGCGCGCGGTGTTGTAGAACTGCGTGAACCGGATGCCGCCGGACGCAAGCGCATCGAGATGAGGCGTCTGGATTTCACCACCATAGCAGCCGAGGTCGGAGAAACCCATGTCATCACTGAGAATGACGATGATGTTAGGCCTGTCCGCGGCGAAAGAGGGACCGCACAGACCACTGAGGACGGCCACAAGCCATGCGAGAAAATGCTTCATGGTTTCACCCACATACGGCGTCGAAGGTCGCGGTTGCAGCCGTCGGAGGATCCAATCCTCTTCGCCTGCTCCGCCTGAGCCAGCTCATCGACCGGGCCGTTCTTCTACAAGCGAACGCCGATCATATTGTAGCGGATGTCGACTCCCCTGCGACAGTCCGTCCATGGTCCGCGGTTCGATCAGCGCATGCACCCCTGCCCACCCAGCCCGGCAATTCGGTCCGGGCTGAGCATCTCCAGACGGCAAGGCCGGAAGTACGGCTGCCCCGTCCACGGATGAAGGCCTAAGGCTATGCAACTCGCAGCACCCGTTTACCACGAGAACCCAAAAACCTAGGAAGCTCTTGAACGCTGTTCCCAGCCAAGCCTCCGCCGCCTCGAGCCAGGGAGTCCGCGTGCGAATGCGGCTTTCGTCAGACCTTGGCGTG includes the following:
- a CDS encoding sulfatase-like hydrolase/transferase, which encodes MKHFLAWLVAVLSGLCGPSFAADRPNIIVILSDDMGFSDLGCYGGEIQTPHLDALASGGIRFTQFYNTARCCPTRASLLTGLHPHQAGVGHMTSDNGYDGYRGGLNDRCVTIAEVLRPAGYRTYMCGKWHVTRHAGPGADLSCWPVQRGFDKFYGTITGAGSFYDPTTLCRQNTFITPENDSEYRPAQFYYTDAISDNAVRYLQLHTQESPEKPFFLYLAYTAAHWPMHAMEKDVAKYKGRYDQGYEAVRVARFAGMRKLGIIPATAELSAGAAAWRDVKDKAWEARCMEVYAAMVDCMDQGIGRVVAQLKKDGCLDHTLILFLQDNGGCAEGMGRSPNGPPPADLAPLKRDQLQPAIWPPMQTRDGRWVRTGPGVMPGPPDTYIGYGRAWANVSNTPFREYKHWVHEGGISTPLIAHWPAGIPAERCGKLESQPGQLVDIMATCVDAAGAAYPQELRGHEIKPTEGTSLRPAFEGRSLARAKPLVWEHEGNRAIRDGRWKLVAKENQDWELYDIETDRSELHDLADAQTERVTTMSAAWDVWAQRANVLPLGAWRGKSTTRAAQGLSKQRRFVLKAGDHLDRGKAPAIAGRTFTITAKFDTKGTENGVLIAQGGSARGYTLFMADGKLTFLVRTGEEVGSATALAAIAGVHTATACLDIQGTLTLSIDGQPAAKAAAGGPVSAMPVDGLDVGCDTAGAVGPYQAPNPFTGEIQSLVLELSPP
- a CDS encoding M48 family metallopeptidase gives rise to the protein MLLRQLSWPLLVSCCLVLTSLGCSTVKETGRRQLMLVTSDQEQTLGAQAYQEVLSKAKRSTDARMTAVVERVGRRIAGVADRPDFRWEFALIESDQVNAFCLPGGKIMVYTGILPIMKNEAGMAVVVGHEVAHAVARHGGERISQQMSVEIIQELLAQGLAKASPALRSGALQAFGVGAQVGALLPYSRAHESEADQIGLIYAARAGYDPREAIGLWRRMEASRKSKGLEFLSTHPREERRVGQFEKEMPAALEAYRAAPQQYGVGEQW